A single genomic interval of Methanophagales archaeon harbors:
- a CDS encoding DUF4338 domain-containing protein — VLLETFVEKQRFFGTCYKAANWIKVGETCGRGRNDRYNKKDKSIKAVFVYPLYKHFRKLLNR; from the coding sequence TTGTGCTTTTAGAGACATTTGTAGAAAAGCAACGCTTTTTTGGCACTTGTTATAAGGCAGCAAATTGGATCAAGGTAGGTGAAACCTGTGGTAGAGGCAGAAATGACCGTTACAATAAGAAGGATAAATCAATAAAGGCTGTATTTGTTTATCCGCTGTATAAGCATTTTAGGAAGTTGCTAAACAGATAG